A window of Thermoplasmata archaeon contains these coding sequences:
- a CDS encoding zinc ribbon domain-containing protein — translation MGPRPTGTGREPTTMALPLAAYAATRNRRGAPSLPFGWGAVTVLAVGAVLLIAGILIILYAMFSFITGILNNALSSSFSVTGFFGGFFGAIMLFVVGGVLAGVGGWMVRLWWLFLLFGAVAGSGSSADTVRGREALQTTGVMVRCRSCSHLNPEEARFCLACGKPI, via the coding sequence ATGGGACCTCGTCCCACGGGGACGGGCCGGGAACCCACCACCATGGCCCTACCGCTCGCTGCCTACGCCGCGACCCGAAACCGGAGAGGCGCGCCTTCCCTGCCGTTCGGCTGGGGCGCCGTGACGGTCCTCGCCGTGGGCGCCGTCCTCCTCATCGCGGGCATCCTGATCATCCTGTACGCCATGTTCAGCTTCATCACGGGAATCCTGAACAACGCCCTGAGCTCGAGCTTCTCGGTCACGGGTTTCTTCGGCGGATTCTTCGGCGCGATCATGCTCTTCGTGGTCGGCGGCGTCCTTGCGGGCGTCGGCGGCTGGATGGTGCGCCTCTGGTGGCTCTTCCTCCTGTTCGGCGCCGTCGCGGGCTCGGGCTCGTCGGCGGACACCGTGCGCGGGCGTGAGGCGCTGCAGACGACCGGCGTCATGGTGCGCTGTCGCTCCTGCAGTCACCTGAATCCCGAGGAGGCGAGGTTCTGTCTCGCGTGCGGCAAGCCCATCTGA
- the nikR gene encoding nickel-responsive transcriptional regulator NikR: protein MAVERIGVSLEAPLLRELDDVVREKGYASRSEALRELIRKGLVRRRIEAGGSVVGTITIVYRHDVGMVTHRVLHRQHDFLDTIRATAHTHLNEETCLEVLIVEGDSRQVAELADRLRTVKGVLFAETVVARPDLR from the coding sequence ATGGCCGTGGAACGGATTGGCGTGTCCCTGGAGGCGCCCCTCCTCCGGGAACTGGACGACGTAGTGCGGGAGAAGGGGTACGCGAGCCGCTCAGAGGCGCTCCGGGAACTCATCCGGAAGGGCCTCGTCCGGCGCCGCATCGAGGCCGGAGGCTCGGTCGTGGGCACGATCACGATCGTGTACCGCCACGATGTGGGCATGGTGACCCACCGCGTCCTGCATCGCCAGCACGACTTCTTGGACACGATCCGCGCGACGGCCCACACGCACCTGAACGAGGAGACGTGCCTCGAGGTCCTCATCGTCGAGGGCGATTCGAGGCAGGTCGCGGAGCTCGCAGACCGTCTGCGGACCGTGAAGGGCGTCCTGTTCGCGGAGACCGTGGTCGCGCGCCCGGACCTCCGGTGA
- a CDS encoding HoxN/HupN/NixA family nickel/cobalt transporter: MIALATVLGFVASFLIGQQYPVLAGLGVTAYVLGLRHGFDADHIAAIDNTTRKLMHERRPTASVGTWFSLGHSTVVVAMIVALTLSVGYIRDQIPAFKSAGSILGAAVAGVFLWLIGLMNLLIVFEIYRIFRSLREGKLDEAHLEEALDKRGFLHRYFGRLFGMVRRAWQIYPIGVLFGLGFDTASEIALIAVTVVVATSSAAPLWMILLLPFLFACGMVLVDTSDSVVMTYAYGWAFRRPMRKVYYNLTVTIISILVAFLIGTIELLSVVVNSLGLTGGLWSTLGNVDFTTIGVAIVLIFVGSWGFSVAYYRYKRYDEIPAGA; the protein is encoded by the coding sequence GTGATTGCGCTGGCGACCGTCTTGGGTTTCGTGGCCTCGTTCCTGATAGGCCAGCAATATCCGGTCCTCGCGGGCCTGGGGGTCACGGCCTACGTTCTAGGCCTGCGCCACGGCTTCGACGCGGACCACATCGCCGCGATCGACAACACGACGCGGAAGCTCATGCACGAGCGCAGGCCGACCGCGTCCGTGGGGACTTGGTTCTCCCTCGGCCACTCAACCGTGGTCGTGGCGATGATCGTGGCGCTGACCCTGTCCGTCGGCTACATCCGGGACCAGATCCCCGCGTTCAAGAGCGCCGGCTCCATTCTGGGCGCGGCCGTTGCGGGCGTATTCCTCTGGCTCATCGGCCTCATGAACCTCCTCATCGTGTTCGAAATCTACCGGATTTTCCGCAGCCTGCGCGAGGGGAAGCTCGACGAAGCCCATCTGGAGGAAGCCCTCGACAAGCGGGGCTTCCTGCACCGGTACTTCGGGAGGCTCTTCGGGATGGTCCGGAGGGCGTGGCAGATCTACCCGATCGGCGTGCTCTTCGGCCTCGGGTTCGACACGGCGAGCGAGATCGCGCTCATCGCGGTGACCGTCGTGGTCGCGACGAGCTCCGCGGCTCCTCTGTGGATGATCCTGCTCCTGCCGTTCCTGTTCGCGTGCGGCATGGTCTTGGTCGACACCTCGGACTCCGTCGTCATGACGTACGCGTACGGTTGGGCGTTCCGCCGGCCGATGCGGAAGGTCTACTACAACCTCACCGTGACGATCATCTCGATCCTCGTGGCGTTCCTGATCGGTACGATCGAGCTTCTGTCCGTCGTCGTCAACAGCCTCGGACTGACCGGCGGGCTCTGGTCCACGTTGGGAAATGTGGACTTCACGACCATCGGTGTCGCCATCGTCCTTATCTTCGTGGGCTCATGGGGTTTCTCCGTCGCTTACTATCGGTACAAACGGTACGACGAGATCCCCGCGGGCGCTTAG